In one Vibrio sp. CB1-14 genomic region, the following are encoded:
- a CDS encoding OmpA family protein, with protein sequence MRKTVVAASILGALTATAPVFADEGTYIGARLGGSQLSDACNISGAPCTDSGFSAGFFGGYDWNDYIALEFAYDWLGSYETSFIDGSTGYRQDANMSAFTLAPKFSYPFTDDWAVFGKIGGAYTTYGDRTNTALMGGVGVEYDFATAWSGRLEYQRINGVKDGWFDTDVDTFWLGVSYSFGNAAAAAAAAAAATQAPVEEQPPVVEAVILTKTFEQVQGQETFAFNSSELEESKKSDFDPLIALMNEHPEATVTIVGYTDSSGPEEVNQRISEERAESIAAYLESQGIDRSRMSVSGMGEANPIADNSTKEGRAQNRRVEITVPEFEYTVEEMVEKTQ encoded by the coding sequence ATGAGAAAAACAGTGGTAGCAGCATCAATATTAGGCGCACTGACGGCAACAGCACCCGTCTTCGCCGACGAAGGTACATATATAGGCGCTCGTTTAGGGGGTTCGCAACTCTCCGACGCTTGTAACATCTCCGGAGCACCTTGTACAGATAGTGGTTTTAGTGCAGGTTTCTTTGGCGGATACGATTGGAATGACTATATCGCACTTGAGTTTGCTTATGACTGGCTAGGTAGCTACGAAACGTCGTTCATCGACGGGTCTACAGGTTATCGCCAAGATGCAAACATGAGTGCATTCACTTTAGCACCTAAGTTCTCTTATCCATTTACCGATGACTGGGCTGTATTTGGTAAGATTGGTGGTGCATACACAACTTATGGGGACCGCACGAATACTGCACTTATGGGCGGTGTAGGTGTTGAGTATGACTTCGCTACAGCATGGTCTGGCCGTCTTGAGTATCAACGAATCAATGGTGTCAAAGATGGTTGGTTTGACACAGATGTCGATACTTTCTGGCTAGGCGTGTCTTACTCATTTGGCAATGCAGCGGCCGCAGCAGCGGCAGCAGCGGCGGCAACACAAGCTCCGGTGGAAGAGCAACCACCTGTTGTTGAAGCGGTCATTTTGACCAAGACCTTCGAGCAAGTTCAAGGTCAAGAAACGTTCGCCTTCAATAGCTCAGAGCTAGAAGAGAGTAAGAAGTCTGACTTTGATCCTCTCATCGCGCTAATGAATGAGCACCCAGAAGCGACAGTTACCATTGTCGGTTACACCGATTCTTCAGGTCCTGAAGAAGTAAACCAACGCATTTCTGAAGAACGTGCAGAGTCTATTGCAGCTTATCTAGAGTCTCAGGGTATCGACCGTTCGAGAATGTCTGTAAGCGGTATGGGTGAAGCGAACCCAATTGCGGACAACTCTACTAAAGAGGGCCGTGCGCAAAACCGCCGCGTTGAAATCACGGTTCCAGAGTTTGAGTACACTGTTGAAGAAATGGTAGAAAAGACACAATAA
- a CDS encoding DUF6279 family lipoprotein, giving the protein MFRKSRLWLVGLLLVITGCTTKFLYSNLDWLLVEYIDDYVTLSDGQEDILSERILLLGQWHKENELPQYVKQLEAIRAKDPKQVDSAYVLQQMNDVRTHTKRLVEQVTPELYALTQQMSDEQVKELIENFEEKNREFVNKYQDMNDDDVREIYQERIEENFERWFGTVTNEQKGFAREWASNMQVTVFDWQEHRRQMNYYMRQLLNRRNDLAYYQPEFQRFLNDSDSYYSPELQAKIDHNQQLAGKYIALAINSINAKQQAHLASEIDDWRDIAKDLMTSMTLDHSPREILALTAYTKRVLI; this is encoded by the coding sequence GTGTTCAGGAAATCAAGGCTATGGCTGGTGGGATTGCTGTTGGTAATCACCGGATGCACAACAAAATTTCTTTATAGTAACCTTGATTGGTTACTAGTTGAGTATATTGATGATTACGTCACGCTCAGTGACGGTCAGGAAGACATCCTAAGTGAGCGGATTTTGTTACTCGGCCAATGGCACAAAGAGAACGAGCTTCCTCAATACGTAAAACAACTGGAGGCGATTCGCGCGAAAGATCCCAAGCAGGTCGATAGCGCTTATGTGCTGCAACAAATGAATGATGTGAGGACACATACTAAGAGACTTGTCGAGCAGGTTACTCCAGAACTGTATGCGTTGACTCAGCAAATGAGCGATGAGCAAGTAAAGGAGCTTATCGAAAACTTTGAAGAGAAGAACCGTGAGTTCGTAAATAAATATCAAGATATGAATGACGATGATGTTCGAGAAATCTATCAAGAGCGTATTGAAGAGAACTTTGAACGCTGGTTCGGGACGGTCACGAATGAGCAAAAAGGTTTTGCTAGAGAATGGGCGTCTAATATGCAAGTGACGGTGTTCGACTGGCAGGAGCATCGCAGGCAGATGAATTATTATATGCGACAGCTTCTTAATCGGCGTAATGACCTCGCTTACTATCAGCCAGAGTTTCAACGCTTCCTCAATGACTCAGACAGCTATTACTCACCAGAGCTTCAAGCGAAAATCGATCACAATCAGCAGCTCGCCGGAAAATATATCGCTCTCGCGATCAACAGCATTAACGCCAAACAGCAGGCGCATTTGGCCTCTGAGATTGATGATTGGCGTGATATCGCAAAAGACTTAATGACCTCAATGACATTAGACCATAGTCCAAGAGAAATTCTTGCACTTACCGCATACACTAAACGGGTACTAATATAA
- the yqfB gene encoding N(4)-acetylcytidine aminohydrolase, which produces MRDQITFFERFEADIMAGKKTITIRDKSEIDFELGRTIPVATFEDGRVFGNLNIRSITPISFDDINATHAEQENMTIPQLREVISEIYPGESELYVIEFVVE; this is translated from the coding sequence ATGCGCGACCAAATCACTTTTTTTGAACGCTTCGAAGCCGATATCATGGCGGGGAAAAAGACCATCACGATTCGCGATAAATCAGAGATTGATTTCGAACTTGGCCGTACCATTCCGGTCGCCACATTTGAAGATGGACGAGTATTCGGTAACTTGAATATTCGCTCCATTACACCAATTTCATTCGATGACATCAACGCAACACACGCTGAGCAGGAGAACATGACTATCCCACAGTTGCGGGAGGTGATTAGCGAGATTTATCCGGGTGAGAGTGAGTTGTATGTGATTGAGTTTGTGGTGGAATAG
- a CDS encoding 6-pyruvoyl trahydropterin synthase family protein — protein sequence MNLFVRDLTVIDSSYLCEQRGMVGESWIVDVVLSGELNEMSMVLDFGKVKKQIKHLIDEHVDHRLLVPMKSGAVRHQASKPGYAKLDFLRGERSIHLHSPDQAFCLIDTDEITIKSVTDYIYEILKGNLPGNVQGLEITLRHEMINGAFYHYTHGLKKHDGNCQRIAHGHRSPIELVVNGQRDVEREAAFAARWQDIYLGSLEDKVYLAELSLSDNATDITDDTHYGFRYTAPQGEFELAISKLETEILDTDTTVELLANCIADEVSKTLTDNQTLQVIAYEGVGKGAMAFRT from the coding sequence TTGAATTTATTCGTCAGAGACCTCACCGTTATCGACTCTTCTTACCTATGCGAACAGCGTGGTATGGTCGGAGAGAGTTGGATTGTGGATGTAGTTTTGTCCGGTGAACTCAATGAGATGAGCATGGTGCTCGACTTTGGCAAAGTAAAGAAACAGATTAAACACTTAATTGATGAGCATGTTGACCATCGCTTACTCGTTCCTATGAAAAGCGGCGCTGTACGCCACCAAGCTTCAAAACCAGGCTACGCCAAGTTAGATTTCCTAAGAGGCGAGCGAAGCATACATCTTCACAGCCCTGATCAAGCGTTTTGCTTGATTGATACTGACGAGATAACCATAAAGTCAGTCACGGACTATATTTATGAGATCTTAAAAGGCAACTTACCAGGCAATGTACAAGGGCTTGAGATTACACTGCGCCACGAGATGATTAATGGCGCGTTTTATCATTACACCCATGGCCTTAAAAAACACGATGGTAACTGTCAGCGTATTGCACATGGCCATCGCTCTCCGATCGAGCTTGTAGTTAACGGGCAGCGTGATGTGGAGCGTGAAGCCGCGTTTGCTGCGCGTTGGCAGGATATCTATCTTGGTTCATTAGAAGATAAAGTATATCTTGCTGAGCTTAGTTTAAGTGACAATGCCACCGATATTACCGACGATACACACTACGGCTTTCGCTATACAGCACCACAAGGTGAATTTGAGCTTGCTATTTCTAAGCTAGAGACGGAAATTCTTGATACCGATACAACCGTTGAGCTTCTAGCAAACTGTATTGCGGATGAGGTGAGCAAAACCTTGACTGACAATCAAACACTGCAGGTGATCGCTTACGAAGGGGTCGGCAAAGGTGCCATGGCATTTCGCACTTAA
- a CDS encoding exonuclease SbcCD subunit D, translating into MKFIHTSDWHLGRQFHNVSLLEDQQHVLEQITHYLSENDIDALLIAGDVYDRSVPPTAAIEVLDEFLNHVIQQLGIPVIMISGNHDGAKRLGFGSRQFGQAGLHIISSLEQITTPIEIQDKKGESVLFYGLPYTDPEQVRHHYKVSVSNHDEAHQHLAEQLNTVLDPTKRNVLLSHCFIDGAQTCESERTLSIGGADRVSYEHFQQFDYVALGHLHQAQKRGAEHIRYSGSIMKYSFSEQHHNKAMTLVEFSSEISEPVITSVPLTSPHDMRIIEGDLADLLEQGKNDPKADDYLLVRLTDKHAILDPMAKLREVYPNVLHLEKPGMLIGVETEMGHARLGRSELDMFQDFFLEVQGDEMTENQTEMISDVLNTLQTAKQEQ; encoded by the coding sequence ATGAAATTTATCCACACTTCTGATTGGCACCTCGGCCGGCAATTTCACAATGTGTCTCTGCTAGAAGACCAGCAGCACGTTCTTGAGCAAATCACACATTACCTTTCTGAGAATGACATCGATGCCTTGTTGATAGCAGGTGATGTTTATGACCGCTCTGTGCCGCCAACTGCTGCAATCGAAGTACTTGATGAGTTTCTTAATCACGTTATTCAGCAGCTTGGTATTCCTGTGATTATGATTTCAGGAAACCATGATGGCGCGAAACGCTTAGGCTTCGGCTCAAGGCAATTTGGTCAAGCTGGGCTGCACATTATCAGTTCGTTAGAACAGATTACCACGCCAATTGAGATTCAAGACAAAAAGGGCGAATCGGTGTTGTTTTATGGTCTTCCGTACACCGATCCAGAGCAAGTACGACATCACTATAAAGTCTCGGTGAGCAACCATGATGAAGCGCACCAACATCTTGCAGAGCAGTTGAACACGGTGTTAGACCCAACAAAGCGCAATGTCCTTCTTAGCCACTGCTTTATCGATGGGGCGCAAACCTGTGAGTCTGAACGTACTCTCTCTATCGGCGGAGCAGACCGCGTCAGTTATGAGCATTTTCAGCAGTTTGATTACGTTGCGTTGGGACATCTTCATCAAGCGCAAAAGCGCGGTGCGGAACATATTCGCTACTCTGGTTCTATCATGAAATACTCGTTCTCTGAGCAGCACCACAATAAAGCAATGACGCTCGTCGAGTTTTCTTCCGAAATATCTGAACCCGTCATCACAAGTGTTCCACTTACAAGTCCACATGATATGCGAATCATCGAAGGTGACTTGGCGGACCTATTGGAGCAAGGTAAAAACGATCCAAAAGCTGACGATTACTTGCTCGTTCGCCTTACCGACAAACACGCGATACTCGATCCTATGGCAAAGCTTCGTGAGGTATACCCAAATGTATTGCACCTAGAGAAGCCGGGTATGTTAATTGGTGTCGAAACCGAAATGGGGCATGCTCGATTGGGTCGTTCGGAACTTGATATGTTTCAGGACTTCTTTTTAGAAGTGCAGGGTGACGAAATGACTGAGAACCAGACCGAGATGATCTCGGATGTGCTAAACACCCTTCAGACAGCGAAACAGGAGCAGTAA
- a CDS encoding LysR family transcriptional regulator yields the protein MNDLNALRVFLAIMEAGSTSKAGLALGRSQSYVSKVLAQLRDELDDPLFIRNAQGLTPTSYAIALEPKIKHALNQISEALAPDHFSPSALDKITLHLIEPYLISCGKEIIQAIRKQTEAPIEIRQWTKISESLLLTEEVDLAVHALTDKPQSIYQKYIHTGTGELFGNKKGEYVKYLIADLNEHIDLYKLLKSDAEATIFVDNHALMTQLLDDCYTVRYQTTEVPEKAPVQLDLAILTKASRKNEHKIQWLISIIDPILRQYKPLSYSQTSAVSVK from the coding sequence ATGAACGATCTCAATGCCCTACGTGTCTTCTTAGCGATCATGGAGGCCGGCTCGACCTCTAAAGCTGGATTGGCGTTAGGTCGATCTCAATCCTATGTGTCTAAAGTGCTGGCGCAACTTAGAGATGAACTCGATGATCCACTTTTTATACGCAATGCCCAAGGTCTAACTCCAACTAGCTATGCGATTGCTTTAGAACCCAAGATAAAACACGCGCTCAACCAAATCAGCGAAGCACTTGCCCCTGATCACTTCTCACCTTCGGCACTAGACAAGATCACCCTTCACCTCATAGAGCCGTACCTCATTTCCTGTGGCAAGGAAATCATTCAGGCAATTCGAAAGCAGACCGAAGCGCCCATTGAGATAAGACAATGGACCAAAATCTCTGAGTCTCTACTTCTCACAGAAGAAGTCGATCTTGCCGTGCATGCGTTGACAGACAAACCACAATCCATCTATCAAAAGTACATACACACTGGTACAGGCGAGTTGTTTGGCAATAAGAAAGGTGAGTATGTTAAATACCTCATTGCCGATTTAAATGAGCATATCGATCTCTACAAATTATTAAAAAGTGACGCTGAGGCGACAATTTTCGTCGATAACCACGCATTAATGACACAACTTCTGGATGACTGCTACACAGTGCGTTACCAAACCACAGAAGTACCAGAAAAAGCGCCAGTACAGCTCGACTTAGCAATACTCACCAAAGCCTCTCGTAAGAATGAACATAAGATACAATGGCTAATCTCAATAATCGATCCCATCTTACGTCAATACAAACCCCTCTCTTACTCTCAAACTTCAGCGGTTTCTGTCAAATAG
- a CDS encoding cytochrome-c peroxidase has product MKKMLIVSLIAVASCSSYAARQSSEPIKVIEPIVGLDTAKVELGKTLWFEPRLSASNTISCNSCHNVATGGVDNLPTSIGHKWAVGGINSPTVLNSDLNFVQFWNGRAKDLQEQAAGPIENPIEMAFSHELAIGTLKSIPQYREWFKEAYGKEEFTITEVTDAIATFEKTLRTPNSKFDKWLKGDDSALTKEQVEGYALFKQKGCTACHSGPLAGGQMYQKMGLVKAFKTDNPDVGRKAVTGNDFDKYVFKVPTLRNVELTYPYFHDGSEWDLQKAVEIMADIQLGQTLTPQESKKITAFLTTLTGEQPQVTLPHLPPSTHGTARPQI; this is encoded by the coding sequence ATGAAGAAAATGTTGATCGTATCGCTGATTGCGGTAGCGTCATGCAGTAGTTATGCAGCGCGTCAAAGTAGTGAGCCAATTAAAGTGATTGAACCTATTGTGGGTCTTGATACAGCAAAGGTTGAGTTAGGAAAAACGCTTTGGTTCGAACCAAGGCTTTCAGCATCAAACACTATTTCTTGTAACTCTTGCCATAACGTTGCTACGGGTGGTGTTGATAATTTGCCAACTTCAATTGGTCACAAATGGGCAGTGGGTGGAATTAATTCACCAACCGTACTTAATTCAGATTTAAACTTCGTTCAATTTTGGAATGGTCGTGCTAAAGATCTTCAAGAACAAGCTGCTGGGCCAATTGAGAATCCGATTGAAATGGCATTTTCTCATGAGTTAGCGATTGGGACATTAAAGTCGATTCCACAGTATCGTGAGTGGTTTAAAGAAGCTTACGGTAAAGAAGAGTTCACGATTACTGAAGTGACGGATGCGATCGCGACGTTTGAGAAAACGCTTCGTACACCCAACTCAAAGTTTGATAAGTGGCTAAAAGGCGATGATTCAGCGTTAACCAAAGAGCAAGTGGAAGGCTACGCACTGTTTAAGCAAAAAGGTTGTACAGCCTGTCACAGTGGTCCATTAGCAGGTGGTCAAATGTATCAGAAAATGGGTTTAGTGAAGGCGTTTAAGACCGACAATCCAGATGTCGGTCGCAAAGCTGTGACCGGCAACGATTTTGATAAATACGTGTTTAAGGTTCCAACGCTTCGCAACGTTGAACTGACATACCCTTACTTCCATGACGGTTCAGAGTGGGATCTACAAAAAGCAGTTGAAATCATGGCTGACATTCAGCTAGGTCAAACGCTTACCCCACAGGAATCTAAGAAGATCACGGCATTCTTGACAACGTTAACAGGTGAGCAGCCTCAAGTGACATTACCACACTTGCCGCCATCAACTCATGGTACAGCGCGTCCTCAGATCTAA
- a CDS encoding glycine zipper family protein, whose amino-acid sequence MKKTVYTLALTLFASMPSFANIIVDMEGVDEKDYVYDLHKCEEMAGQVQKQQASGGAVSGAAKGAALGSAGVAIAGGSGTEGAKKGAAVGLAAGVLGRGRANRDNAEQYKQDQQSVIKNCMTNRGYVVLN is encoded by the coding sequence ATGAAAAAAACTGTCTATACCTTGGCGCTAACTCTGTTCGCATCAATGCCAAGTTTCGCGAACATCATTGTCGATATGGAAGGTGTGGATGAAAAGGATTACGTCTACGATTTGCATAAATGTGAAGAAATGGCTGGACAAGTACAAAAACAACAAGCCTCTGGCGGTGCAGTTAGCGGCGCAGCGAAAGGCGCAGCATTAGGTTCTGCCGGTGTTGCGATAGCTGGCGGTTCAGGTACTGAGGGGGCTAAAAAAGGCGCTGCGGTAGGCCTTGCAGCAGGCGTATTAGGTCGAGGTCGAGCGAACCGAGACAATGCCGAACAGTATAAGCAAGATCAGCAAAGCGTTATTAAAAACTGTATGACAAACCGTGGTTACGTTGTTCTTAATTAG
- a CDS encoding ATP-binding protein, translated as MWRLFLECLIGVILLFTASIYGYEYVIYGKTDPDLVDANLRVEAFRDIMNHVATNESDEQAIELLEAFAEKTHRLLDSHTPSDLPEEVASHFEEQPEVHFLLDENDHLWLKFDNNVNYFHLTDDPDSELIKALEFANQVVWLFFFAGFVAFSFLLIWFLSRRLRVLEKTANEFASGNFEARASDGQWVRLGKLNKSFNHMATKIANLMVSNKALTNAVAHELRTPIFRIQWQSEVLMEQLSDPEAKQQLASIIEDTEEMEHLVDELLYYARVERPDAAIELEQIDIASWLKEHHVKWQTHIGHTFDLQVASESVNVNMDRFLLCRALVNLISNAKRYTEQRIVVKLVEGGDHIAIEVHDDGIGVDPEHWDRLFDPFYRVDKSRDRASGGYGLGLAIVKHIMLRHGGNVDVSHSELGGACFTLVLPHFSQS; from the coding sequence TTGTGGAGACTATTTCTTGAATGCCTAATTGGTGTAATACTGCTCTTTACCGCAAGTATTTACGGCTACGAGTATGTGATTTACGGCAAAACTGATCCCGATTTGGTTGATGCTAATCTTAGAGTAGAAGCATTTCGTGACATCATGAATCATGTTGCGACTAATGAAAGTGACGAGCAGGCGATTGAGTTGCTTGAAGCATTTGCTGAGAAGACGCACCGTTTGCTAGATTCTCATACACCTTCTGATTTACCGGAAGAGGTTGCTAGCCACTTTGAAGAACAGCCAGAAGTCCATTTTCTACTCGATGAAAACGATCACTTATGGCTTAAGTTCGACAACAACGTCAATTACTTTCATCTCACTGACGACCCCGATTCTGAGCTCATTAAAGCGCTTGAGTTTGCCAATCAAGTGGTTTGGCTGTTCTTTTTTGCTGGCTTCGTCGCCTTTAGCTTTTTGTTGATTTGGTTCCTGAGCCGTCGCTTGCGCGTGCTGGAAAAAACGGCCAATGAGTTTGCGAGTGGTAACTTTGAAGCAAGAGCTTCTGACGGACAGTGGGTTCGCCTTGGCAAACTCAATAAATCTTTTAATCACATGGCAACGAAAATCGCCAATCTTATGGTGAGCAATAAGGCACTAACGAATGCCGTTGCTCATGAGTTACGTACACCGATTTTCCGTATTCAATGGCAAAGTGAAGTGTTGATGGAGCAGCTTAGCGATCCGGAAGCCAAGCAGCAGCTAGCCAGCATCATTGAAGATACGGAAGAGATGGAACACCTCGTGGATGAGTTGCTCTACTACGCACGAGTAGAGCGCCCAGATGCCGCTATTGAGCTCGAGCAAATTGATATTGCATCCTGGCTAAAAGAGCATCACGTGAAATGGCAAACGCACATTGGTCATACGTTCGACTTACAAGTAGCGAGTGAAAGCGTCAATGTGAACATGGATCGCTTCCTGTTATGCCGAGCCTTAGTGAACTTGATCAGTAACGCAAAACGCTACACTGAACAGCGTATTGTCGTTAAGCTCGTGGAAGGTGGCGATCATATTGCTATTGAAGTGCACGATGATGGCATTGGCGTTGACCCAGAGCATTGGGATCGTTTGTTTGATCCATTTTACCGCGTCGATAAGTCTCGAGACCGAGCGTCTGGTGGCTATGGTTTAGGGCTCGCTATTGTTAAGCACATCATGTTGCGTCATGGCGGTAACGTCGACGTTAGCCATAGCGAACTTGGTGGCGCTTGTTTTACCTTGGTGTTGCCTCACTTCTCTCAGTCTTAA
- a CDS encoding ADP-ribosylglycohydrolase family protein yields the protein MYGHEMNSENNRALNSVIGALVADAASMGFHWLYDQVAIKTLSNGTPEFHAPNAKDYIDKGYYAHEGKKPGDYSQYGVQMIAMLDAIAKHGQYDEAQYIQAFREWFDMGGKWRGYIDKPTKLTLLNAHALEAEDKPLSNLGADDTQNPAISKLPPLLALHHEDKNLNQLVESAVRVTNNNDAAVAYALASAAILKAALSGKTPIECVHSAKGLSDLTDEAIKRAEERVLKPSSEVATELGMHCGLEASFPVTVHLLLNATSYEASIRENILCGGDNCGRAILLGAVLAACYQGTEQDIPRAWELKVSLPKSLLACQRLLFGK from the coding sequence ATGTATGGACACGAGATGAATAGTGAAAATAATCGAGCATTAAATTCCGTGATTGGCGCCTTGGTCGCCGATGCTGCGTCTATGGGCTTTCATTGGTTATATGACCAAGTCGCCATCAAAACCCTCTCAAATGGCACTCCAGAGTTCCACGCGCCAAATGCCAAAGACTACATAGATAAAGGCTATTACGCCCACGAAGGTAAAAAGCCCGGTGACTACTCACAATATGGAGTCCAAATGATAGCGATGCTAGATGCTATCGCAAAGCATGGGCAATACGACGAAGCGCAGTACATTCAAGCGTTTCGAGAGTGGTTTGATATGGGAGGCAAATGGCGTGGTTACATAGATAAGCCGACCAAACTCACTCTGCTTAACGCTCATGCACTTGAAGCTGAAGATAAGCCATTGTCGAACCTGGGAGCAGACGATACACAAAACCCCGCGATTTCCAAGCTGCCACCATTGCTAGCCCTTCATCACGAGGATAAAAACCTAAACCAACTTGTTGAATCAGCAGTGCGCGTTACCAACAATAATGACGCGGCAGTCGCTTATGCCCTCGCCTCTGCGGCCATTTTGAAAGCTGCATTATCAGGTAAAACGCCAATAGAATGCGTGCATAGTGCTAAAGGCCTGTCAGATCTAACAGACGAAGCGATTAAGCGCGCCGAAGAGCGAGTTTTAAAACCCTCTAGTGAAGTGGCTACAGAGCTAGGCATGCACTGCGGTTTAGAAGCATCATTTCCAGTGACTGTTCATTTGCTACTGAATGCCACTAGCTACGAAGCCAGCATTCGCGAAAATATACTGTGTGGTGGAGACAACTGCGGCCGCGCGATACTGCTCGGTGCTGTATTGGCAGCGTGTTACCAAGGAACTGAGCAAGACATCCCAAGAGCTTGGGAACTGAAGGTATCACTGCCTAAATCGCTGTTGGCGTGTCAGCGACTATTGTTTGGAAAATAA
- a CDS encoding O-acetylhomoserine aminocarboxypropyltransferase/cysteine synthase family protein — MKDETLSIHHGYETDPTTKSVATPIYQTVAYEFDSAQHGADLFNLEVPGNIYTRIMNPTNDVLEQRMAALEGGIAGLVVSAGSAAINYAILTLAEAGDNIVSTPQLYGGTYTLFAHMLPKQGIQVKFAKDDSPESIAELIDENTKAVYCESIGNPAGNIVDIEGISTVAHQAGVPVIVDNTVATPVLCKPIEFGADIVVHSLTKYVGGHGTSLGGIIIDSGKFPWDKHKDRFPVFNQPEPSYHGVVYTEAFGPAAFIGRARTVPLRNTGSALSPMNAFMLLQGLETLSLRMERHTENAIKVAEFLQNHEKVSWVSYAGLESSPHFELAAKYMKGKPSAILSFGLKDGYEAGVRFYDALAIFKRLVNIGDAKSLACHPASTTHRQMSETEQREAGVRPEMIRLSVGIEHIDDILADLEQALKA; from the coding sequence ATGAAAGACGAGACTTTATCAATACATCACGGCTACGAAACGGATCCAACCACCAAATCGGTTGCAACACCTATTTATCAAACAGTGGCGTATGAGTTTGACAGTGCCCAACATGGTGCTGACCTCTTTAACCTCGAAGTTCCGGGAAATATCTACACTCGTATTATGAACCCGACTAACGACGTGCTTGAACAAAGAATGGCTGCGCTCGAAGGTGGTATTGCAGGGCTTGTCGTGAGCGCGGGTAGTGCGGCTATTAACTACGCTATTTTGACGCTGGCAGAGGCGGGAGACAATATTGTATCGACGCCACAGCTCTATGGCGGAACCTATACTCTGTTTGCACACATGCTGCCAAAGCAGGGGATTCAGGTGAAGTTTGCTAAAGATGATAGCCCTGAGTCGATTGCAGAGCTTATTGATGAGAATACCAAAGCCGTTTATTGCGAATCGATTGGTAACCCCGCGGGCAATATCGTTGATATCGAAGGTATCTCGACAGTCGCACATCAGGCGGGTGTGCCTGTTATCGTTGATAATACGGTTGCGACGCCAGTACTTTGTAAGCCGATTGAGTTTGGCGCAGATATCGTTGTCCACTCGTTAACTAAGTATGTTGGCGGCCATGGAACCTCCTTGGGAGGCATTATCATTGATTCCGGTAAATTCCCTTGGGATAAACATAAAGATCGCTTCCCAGTGTTCAATCAGCCTGAACCTTCGTATCACGGCGTTGTTTACACCGAAGCTTTTGGACCAGCGGCATTTATCGGCCGTGCTCGAACGGTGCCACTTCGCAACACTGGCTCTGCATTGTCACCGATGAATGCATTTATGCTACTTCAAGGTTTAGAGACGTTATCGCTGCGAATGGAGCGCCATACAGAAAATGCCATTAAGGTCGCTGAGTTTTTGCAAAATCATGAGAAGGTGAGCTGGGTATCTTATGCTGGCCTAGAAAGCTCACCACACTTTGAGTTAGCGGCAAAGTATATGAAGGGAAAACCTTCTGCAATTTTGTCATTCGGTCTGAAAGACGGTTATGAAGCGGGCGTTCGTTTCTATGATGCCTTGGCCATTTTCAAGCGTTTAGTCAATATTGGAGATGCTAAATCCCTTGCTTGTCACCCTGCATCCACTACGCATCGCCAAATGAGCGAAACTGAGCAGCGTGAAGCCGGAGTGCGGCCTGAGATGATTCGCTTGTCTGTGGGTATTGAACATATTGATGACATTCTTGCCGACCTTGAACAAGCTTTGAAAGCATAA